In the genome of Streptomyces racemochromogenes, one region contains:
- a CDS encoding bifunctional [glutamine synthetase] adenylyltransferase/[glutamine synthetase]-adenylyl-L-tyrosine phosphorylase, giving the protein MTVPGRRSSTFIRLLRSGFTDPTHAARLLDADALASVRADPVLLDALGATADPDLALHGLVRLAEAQTPEDLPRLLDTLVSAKPLRDRLLGVLGASEALADHLARHPRDWQALVTYEAADLHPGLAEFEQGLADAHDPVALRVAYRRCLLSIAARDVCGTIDLSQTAAELADLATATLRAALRMATAAAPEDAARCRLAVIAMGKCGGNELNYVSDVDVIFVGEAVPGAEEHKALQSATRLASHLMRICSETTVEGSIWPVDANLRPEGRNGPLVRTLSSHLAYYQRWAKTWEFQALLKARAVAGDPDLGAQYVAAITPLVWQAAERENFVADVQKMRRRVVDNIPAAQVDRELKLGPGGLRDVEFAVQLLQLVHGRSDATLHSGTTLDALHALAAGGYVGRADAAQLHDAYRFLRAMEHRIQLYRLRRTHLVPEDEADLRRLGRSLGLRTEPVAELGKAWRRHASVVRRLHEKLFYRPLLDAVAQLAPGETRLSPRAAGQRLEALGYADPASALRHLEALSSGVSRKAAIQRTLLPVLLGWFADSADPDAGLLGFRKVSDALGKTPWYLRLLRDEGAAAENLARVLSAGRLAPDLLMRAPEAVALLGDPEGLQPRTHEALEQEVLSAVGRAESGEAAVAAARGVRRRELFRTAAADIIASYGTEDSPAEKDCGALVDRVGDAVSDLTAATIAGALRAAVRDQWGETLPTRFAVIGVGRFGGHELGYGSDADVLFVHEPREGVDEQEAAKAAQTVIAEMRRLLQLPTADPPLLIDADLRPEGRSGPLVRTLSSYAAYYRRWSLTWESQALLRAEPVAGDIDLGNRFIELIDPLRYPAEGLGEDAVREIRRLKARMESERLPRGADPTLHAKLGRGGLSDVEWTVQLLQMQHAWAEPGLRTTRTRQALAAAHAAGLLPTEEAQILDEAWVLATRVRNAVMLVRGRAGDTFPSDARELAAVGRYLGYPEGKVGEMLDDYRRTTRRARAVVDELFYGA; this is encoded by the coding sequence ATGACAGTCCCGGGACGCAGGAGCAGCACCTTCATCAGGCTGTTGCGCAGCGGGTTCACCGACCCCACGCACGCCGCCCGGCTCCTCGACGCCGACGCGCTGGCCTCCGTACGCGCCGACCCGGTCCTCCTCGACGCCCTCGGCGCCACCGCCGACCCCGACCTCGCCCTGCACGGGCTGGTGCGCCTCGCCGAGGCCCAGACCCCCGAGGACCTGCCCCGGCTCCTCGACACCCTCGTCAGCGCCAAGCCCCTGCGCGACCGCCTCCTCGGCGTGCTCGGCGCCTCCGAGGCCCTCGCCGACCACCTCGCCCGCCACCCCCGCGACTGGCAGGCACTCGTCACCTACGAGGCCGCCGACCTGCACCCCGGCCTCGCCGAGTTCGAACAGGGCCTCGCCGACGCCCACGACCCCGTCGCCCTGCGCGTCGCCTACCGCCGCTGCCTGCTCTCCATCGCCGCCCGCGACGTCTGCGGCACCATCGACCTCTCCCAGACCGCCGCCGAACTCGCCGACCTCGCCACCGCCACCCTCCGCGCGGCCCTGCGCATGGCGACCGCCGCCGCCCCCGAGGACGCCGCCCGGTGCCGCCTCGCCGTCATCGCCATGGGCAAGTGCGGGGGCAACGAGCTCAACTACGTCTCCGACGTCGACGTGATCTTCGTCGGCGAGGCCGTCCCCGGCGCCGAGGAACACAAGGCGCTCCAGTCCGCCACCCGCCTCGCCTCCCACCTCATGCGGATCTGCTCCGAGACCACCGTCGAGGGCAGCATCTGGCCCGTCGACGCCAACCTCCGCCCCGAGGGCCGCAACGGCCCCCTCGTGCGCACCCTCTCCTCCCACCTCGCCTACTACCAGCGCTGGGCCAAGACCTGGGAGTTCCAGGCCCTGCTCAAGGCCCGCGCCGTCGCCGGCGACCCCGACCTCGGCGCCCAGTACGTCGCCGCCATAACCCCCCTCGTCTGGCAGGCCGCCGAACGCGAGAACTTCGTCGCCGACGTCCAGAAGATGCGCCGCCGCGTCGTCGACAACATCCCCGCCGCCCAGGTCGACCGGGAACTCAAGCTCGGCCCCGGCGGCCTGCGCGACGTCGAGTTCGCCGTCCAGCTGCTCCAGCTCGTCCACGGCCGCAGCGACGCCACCCTGCACTCCGGCACCACCCTCGACGCCCTGCACGCCCTCGCCGCCGGCGGCTACGTCGGCCGCGCCGACGCCGCCCAGCTGCACGACGCGTACCGCTTCCTGCGCGCCATGGAGCACCGCATCCAGCTCTACCGGCTGCGCCGCACCCACCTCGTCCCCGAGGACGAGGCCGACCTGCGCCGCCTCGGCCGCTCCCTGGGCCTGCGCACCGAACCCGTCGCCGAGCTGGGCAAGGCCTGGCGCAGGCACGCCTCCGTCGTGCGCCGCCTGCACGAGAAGCTCTTCTACCGGCCGCTGCTCGACGCCGTCGCCCAGCTCGCCCCCGGTGAGACCCGGCTCTCCCCGCGCGCCGCCGGCCAGCGGCTCGAAGCCCTCGGCTACGCCGACCCCGCCTCCGCCCTGCGCCACCTGGAGGCCCTCTCCTCCGGCGTCAGCCGCAAGGCCGCCATCCAGCGCACCCTGCTGCCGGTCCTCCTCGGCTGGTTCGCGGACTCCGCCGACCCGGACGCCGGACTCCTCGGCTTCCGCAAGGTCTCCGACGCCCTCGGCAAGACCCCCTGGTACCTGCGCCTGCTGCGCGACGAGGGCGCCGCCGCGGAGAACCTCGCCCGCGTGCTCTCCGCCGGACGCCTCGCCCCCGACCTGCTGATGCGCGCCCCCGAGGCCGTCGCCCTGCTCGGCGACCCCGAAGGCCTCCAGCCCCGTACGCACGAGGCCCTCGAACAGGAGGTGCTCTCCGCCGTCGGCCGTGCCGAGAGCGGCGAAGCGGCCGTCGCCGCCGCCCGCGGCGTCCGCCGCCGCGAGCTGTTCCGCACCGCCGCCGCCGACATCATCGCCTCCTACGGCACCGAGGACAGCCCCGCCGAGAAGGACTGCGGCGCCCTCGTCGACCGGGTCGGCGACGCCGTCTCCGACCTCACCGCCGCCACCATCGCCGGCGCCCTGCGCGCCGCCGTGCGCGACCAGTGGGGCGAGACCCTCCCCACCCGCTTCGCCGTCATCGGCGTCGGCCGCTTCGGCGGACACGAGCTGGGCTACGGCTCCGACGCCGACGTCCTCTTCGTCCACGAACCCCGCGAAGGCGTCGACGAACAGGAAGCGGCCAAGGCCGCCCAGACGGTCATCGCCGAAATGCGCAGGCTCCTCCAGCTCCCCACCGCCGACCCGCCGCTCCTCATCGACGCCGACCTGCGCCCCGAGGGCCGCTCAGGACCCCTCGTACGCACCCTCTCCTCGTACGCCGCCTACTACCGGCGCTGGTCGCTGACCTGGGAGAGCCAGGCTCTGCTGCGCGCCGAGCCCGTCGCCGGCGACATCGACCTCGGCAACCGCTTCATCGAACTGATCGACCCGCTGCGCTACCCCGCCGAAGGCCTCGGCGAGGACGCGGTCCGCGAGATCCGCCGCCTCAAGGCCCGCATGGAGTCCGAACGCCTGCCGCGCGGCGCCGACCCCACCCTGCACGCCAAACTCGGCCGCGGCGGGCTCAGCGACGTCGAATGGACCGTCCAGCTGCTCCAGATGCAGCACGCCTGGGCCGAGCCGGGCCTGCGCACCACCCGCACCCGCCAGGCCCTGGCCGCCGCCCACGCCGCCGGGCTGCTCCCGACGGAGGAGGCGCAGATCCTCGACGAGGCCTGGGTCCTCGCCACCCGCGTCCGCAACGCCGTCATGCTGGTCCGCGGCCGCGCCGGCGACACCTTCCCCTCGGACGCCCGCGAACTGGCCGCCGTCGGCCGCTACCTGGGCTACCCGGAGGGCAAGGTCGGCGAAATGCTGGACGACTACCGCCGCACCACCCGCCGCGCCCGAGCGGTCGTGGACGAACTCTTCTACGGGGCCTAG
- a CDS encoding dihydrofolate reductase family protein, which yields MRIVVGEFISLDGVVQAPGGPEEDTDGGFAHGGWTHPFFDPEVMGGALAEWAAATDALLFGRRTWQTMAAAWPERAGDPFADHMNGVAKYVVSGTLGESDLTWNNTTLIPAGEALAQVHKLREAEGRDLVVMGSASLARTLLSEDLVDELRLMIMPVVLGGGKRLFPDDGVLRTFDLAATVTTATGVHVSTYRRPTA from the coding sequence ATGCGCATCGTGGTGGGCGAATTCATCAGCCTGGACGGCGTCGTCCAGGCACCGGGCGGCCCGGAGGAGGACACCGACGGGGGCTTCGCCCACGGCGGTTGGACGCACCCTTTCTTCGACCCGGAGGTCATGGGCGGCGCGCTGGCCGAGTGGGCCGCCGCCACGGACGCCCTGCTGTTCGGGCGCCGCACCTGGCAGACCATGGCGGCGGCGTGGCCGGAGCGGGCGGGCGACCCCTTCGCCGACCACATGAACGGCGTCGCCAAGTACGTCGTGTCGGGCACGCTCGGCGAGTCGGACCTGACGTGGAACAACACCACGCTCATCCCGGCCGGCGAGGCCCTCGCGCAGGTCCACAAGCTCCGCGAGGCCGAGGGTCGCGACCTGGTGGTCATGGGCAGCGCCTCGCTGGCGCGGACCCTGCTGAGCGAGGACCTGGTCGACGAACTCCGGCTGATGATCATGCCGGTGGTCCTGGGCGGCGGCAAGCGGCTCTTCCCGGACGACGGCGTGCTGCGCACGTTCGACCTGGCCGCGACGGTCACCACCGCCACCGGCGTCCACGTCTCCACCTACCGCCGCCCGACGGCCTGA
- a CDS encoding phosphatase PAP2 family protein: MGEASVKTLETRTDVSSPTVTEHGTRPEPDAALLTRLRAPRRPRIWFEVLLIAVSYWTYSLIRNAVPEQKAAALANADWIWSVERGLGIAVEQSVNHAVNSVTWLVVGMNYYYATLHFIVTIGVLVWIYRFHPGRYAATRLVLFATTGVALVGYYFYPLAPPRLMNGGHFVDTVLVHHTWGSMASGNLKHMSNQYAAMPSMHIGWSLWCGLTIFAVASAPWARLLGLLYPAATLVVIVATANHFWLDAVGGVLCLAFGYTVSRAWYGSLPHRLPRRPVTTGPHPASDLLNRFRRA; the protein is encoded by the coding sequence ATGGGTGAAGCGAGCGTGAAGACACTGGAAACCCGGACGGACGTCTCGTCACCCACCGTGACGGAGCACGGGACCCGTCCGGAGCCGGACGCTGCGCTGCTGACCCGGTTGCGGGCTCCGCGGCGGCCGCGGATCTGGTTCGAGGTCCTGCTGATCGCCGTCAGCTACTGGACGTACTCGCTGATCCGGAACGCCGTGCCCGAGCAGAAGGCGGCCGCGCTCGCGAACGCCGACTGGATCTGGTCCGTGGAGCGCGGGCTCGGCATCGCCGTGGAGCAGTCCGTCAACCACGCCGTGAACTCGGTGACGTGGCTGGTCGTCGGGATGAACTACTACTACGCGACGCTGCACTTCATCGTGACGATCGGCGTGCTGGTGTGGATCTACCGCTTCCATCCCGGGCGTTACGCCGCCACCCGCCTCGTCCTCTTCGCCACCACGGGCGTCGCCCTGGTCGGCTACTACTTCTACCCGCTCGCGCCGCCCCGGCTGATGAACGGGGGGCACTTCGTCGACACCGTGCTGGTGCACCACACCTGGGGTTCCATGGCCTCGGGCAACCTCAAGCACATGTCGAACCAGTACGCGGCGATGCCCTCCATGCACATAGGGTGGTCCCTCTGGTGCGGGCTGACGATCTTCGCGGTGGCCTCGGCGCCGTGGGCGCGGCTCCTTGGGCTGCTGTACCCGGCGGCGACCCTGGTCGTGATCGTGGCCACCGCCAACCACTTCTGGCTCGACGCCGTCGGCGGCGTGCTCTGCCTGGCCTTCGGGTACACCGTGTCCCGCGCCTGGTACGGCTCGCTGCCGCACCGGCTGCCGCGCCGGCCGGTGACCACCGGCCCGCACCCGGCGTCGGATCTGCTGAACCGCTTCCGCAGGGCCTGA
- a CDS encoding LacI family DNA-binding transcriptional regulator, whose protein sequence is MTARLADIAAQAGVSEATVSRVLNGKPGVAAGTRESVLAALDVLGYERPVRLRQRSAGLVGLITPELDNPIFPALAQVIGQALTRQGYTPVLATQTPGGSTEDELTEMLVDRGVSGIIFVSGLHADTTADMGRYDQLRAQGVPYVLINGFSDKVRAPFVSPDDRAAMQLAVTHLTALGHTRIGLAVGPKRFVPVLRKIEGFRAAMRDRLGLGEAEVEELVQHSLYTLEGGQAAAAALVGRGCTAVVCASDMMALGAIRAARQQGLRVPQDVSVVGFDDSPLIAFTDPPLTTIRQPVQAMGQAAVRTLLEEIGGTPAPHSEFVFLPELVVRGSTASGPAQRRTV, encoded by the coding sequence GTGACCGCACGGCTAGCCGACATCGCAGCCCAGGCGGGGGTCAGCGAAGCCACAGTCAGCCGGGTGCTCAACGGCAAGCCCGGTGTGGCCGCCGGCACCCGTGAGTCCGTGCTGGCCGCGCTCGACGTGCTCGGCTACGAGCGGCCCGTGCGGCTGCGGCAGCGCAGCGCCGGGCTCGTCGGGCTGATAACCCCCGAGCTGGACAACCCCATCTTCCCGGCGCTCGCGCAGGTCATCGGGCAGGCGCTGACGCGGCAGGGGTACACGCCGGTGCTGGCGACGCAGACGCCCGGCGGGTCCACCGAGGACGAGCTGACCGAGATGCTGGTGGACCGGGGGGTTTCCGGGATCATCTTCGTCTCGGGGCTGCACGCCGACACCACCGCCGACATGGGCCGCTACGACCAGCTGCGGGCGCAGGGCGTCCCGTACGTCCTCATCAACGGTTTTTCCGACAAGGTGCGGGCCCCCTTCGTCTCCCCCGACGACCGGGCCGCGATGCAGCTGGCCGTGACCCACCTGACGGCGCTGGGGCACACCCGGATCGGCCTGGCGGTCGGCCCGAAGCGGTTCGTGCCGGTGCTCCGCAAGATCGAGGGCTTCCGGGCCGCGATGCGGGACCGGCTCGGGCTCGGCGAGGCCGAGGTGGAGGAGCTGGTCCAGCACTCCCTGTACACCCTGGAGGGCGGCCAGGCCGCGGCGGCCGCGCTCGTGGGGCGGGGCTGCACGGCGGTGGTGTGCGCGAGCGACATGATGGCGCTCGGTGCGATCCGGGCCGCCCGGCAGCAGGGGCTGCGGGTGCCGCAGGACGTGTCGGTGGTCGGCTTCGACGACTCCCCGCTCATAGCGTTCACCGATCCGCCGCTGACCACCATCCGGCAGCCGGTGCAGGCGATGGGGCAGGCGGCGGTACGGACCCTGCTGGAGGAGATCGGCGGTACGCCGGCCCCGCACAGCGAGTTCGTGTTCCTGCCCGAGCTGGTGGTCCGGGGCTCGACGGCCTCGGGGCCGGCGCAGCGGCGCACCGTTTAG
- a CDS encoding glycoside hydrolase family 13 protein → MNHELTAVPLARASSNASNGSCGDPAVSGAWWRDAVIYQVYVRSFADSDGDGVGDLRGVRERLPHLARLGVDAVWLTPFYVSPQADGGYDVADYRAVDPLFGDLSDADALVRAAHALGLRVIVDVVPNHTSQAHPWFRDALAGVPGARERYLFRPGRGADGELPPNDWESVFGGPAWTRVPDGDWYLHLFAPEQPDLDWEHPEVAAEFESVLRFWLDLGVDGFRVDVAHGMVKAPGLPDIGRGAQATLIGTEPLPFFDQDGVHAIHRSWRRLLDSYGDGRIGVAEAWAPSSERLALYVRPDELHQAFNFRFLNCPWDPAAMRTVIDESLAATASVGAPTTWVLSNHDVVRHVTRYGGGARGLARARAAALLMLALPGSAYVYQGEELGLPEVTDLPDAARQDPAFRRSPAGGRGGTGGGGAEAGAGEAEGQDGLRDGCRVPLPWSGEEAPYGFGPGGSWLPQPAGWAGLSVAAQTGDPHSTLELYRAALELRRAMPGLGAPESGQGGCREEWPGAGAGPAVFARGMRWRPAPDGVLLFTRPGFACTLNTRSTAVELPSPGRPVLSSAPVETDGRTVRLPPDSCTWWAM, encoded by the coding sequence ATGAACCACGAGTTGACGGCCGTGCCGCTTGCAAGAGCTTCCAGCAACGCTTCCAACGGTTCCTGCGGCGACCCGGCCGTGAGCGGTGCCTGGTGGCGCGATGCCGTCATCTACCAGGTGTACGTCCGCTCCTTCGCGGACAGCGACGGCGACGGCGTGGGCGACCTTCGCGGGGTGCGCGAGCGGCTGCCGCACCTGGCCCGGCTCGGGGTGGACGCGGTGTGGCTGACCCCCTTCTACGTGTCCCCGCAGGCGGACGGCGGCTACGACGTCGCCGACTACCGGGCCGTCGACCCCCTCTTCGGGGACCTCTCCGACGCCGACGCCCTGGTCCGGGCCGCGCACGCGCTCGGCCTGCGGGTGATCGTGGACGTGGTGCCGAACCACACCTCGCAGGCCCACCCCTGGTTCCGGGACGCCCTCGCCGGCGTGCCCGGCGCCCGCGAGCGGTACCTGTTCCGCCCGGGGCGGGGCGCCGACGGGGAGCTGCCGCCCAACGACTGGGAGTCCGTCTTCGGCGGCCCGGCCTGGACCCGGGTGCCGGACGGCGACTGGTACCTGCACCTCTTCGCCCCCGAGCAGCCCGACCTGGACTGGGAGCACCCGGAGGTCGCCGCGGAGTTCGAGTCGGTGCTGCGCTTCTGGCTCGACCTCGGCGTCGACGGCTTCCGGGTGGACGTGGCCCACGGCATGGTCAAGGCCCCGGGCCTGCCCGACATCGGCCGGGGCGCGCAGGCCACCCTGATCGGCACCGAGCCGCTCCCCTTCTTCGACCAGGACGGGGTGCACGCCATCCACCGCTCCTGGCGGCGGCTGCTCGACTCGTACGGGGACGGGCGGATCGGGGTCGCCGAGGCGTGGGCGCCGTCCTCGGAGCGGCTGGCGCTGTACGTGCGGCCCGACGAGCTGCACCAGGCCTTCAACTTCCGGTTCCTGAACTGCCCCTGGGACCCGGCGGCGATGCGGACGGTGATCGACGAATCCCTGGCCGCGACCGCATCGGTGGGCGCCCCGACGACCTGGGTGCTGTCCAACCACGACGTCGTGCGGCACGTCACCCGCTACGGGGGCGGGGCGCGGGGCCTGGCGCGGGCGCGGGCGGCGGCGCTGCTGATGCTGGCGCTGCCCGGGTCGGCGTACGTCTACCAGGGCGAGGAGCTCGGCCTGCCCGAGGTCACCGACCTCCCGGACGCGGCCCGCCAGGACCCGGCGTTCCGCCGCTCCCCCGCGGGGGGCCGCGGGGGGACCGGCGGGGGCGGGGCGGAGGCCGGGGCCGGGGAGGCCGAGGGGCAGGACGGGTTGCGGGACGGGTGCCGGGTGCCGCTGCCCTGGTCCGGCGAGGAGGCCCCGTACGGCTTCGGACCCGGCGGCAGCTGGCTGCCGCAGCCCGCCGGCTGGGCGGGGCTGAGCGTCGCCGCGCAGACGGGCGACCCGCACTCGACGCTGGAGCTGTACCGCGCCGCCCTGGAGCTGCGCCGGGCCATGCCGGGGCTGGGCGCGCCGGAGTCGGGGCAGGGCGGCTGCCGCGAGGAGTGGCCCGGGGCGGGGGCGGGACCGGCGGTGTTCGCGCGGGGGATGCGCTGGCGGCCCGCGCCCGACGGGGTCCTCCTCTTCACCCGCCCCGGCTTCGCCTGCACCCTGAACACCAGGTCCACCGCCGTGGAGCTGCCCTCTCCGGGCCGGCCGGTGCTCTCCAGCGCACCGGTGGAGACCGACGGCCGCACCGTCCGTCTTCCCCCCGATTCCTGCACGTGGTGGGCGATGTGA
- a CDS encoding extracellular solute-binding protein has protein sequence MRRGIAATALVATLALAATACGGDTKDDGGQKAGGELSGTVTWWDTSNDAEKASFQKIAEAFTAKHPKVTVKYVNVPYGDAQNKVKNAFSSGADAPDVIRADVGWVADFASLGYLDEVPADTAKKIDTEFLPQAAASGRFEGKTYAVPQVIDTLGLFYNKKMLADAGVQPPKTLEELKAAATAIKAKTGKTGLYLRGDDSYWFLPFIYGEGGDLVDAKTKTVTVDNAAGVKGFKAARDLVTSGAAVTNATDGWTNMQTAFKSGEVAMMINGPWAVADSYAGDQFKDKSNLGVAPVPAGSAKAGAPQGGHDLAVYAGSKNTAAAHAFVEYMTSQEVQVQSAKDLSLLPTRTAAYEQPDVKSSEMVQFFKPAVDKAVERAWIPENGSLFEPLKVEYTKAVTGASTPEDAAKAAGTEFRKILKGWK, from the coding sequence ATGCGGCGTGGCATAGCGGCCACCGCGCTGGTCGCGACCCTGGCGCTCGCGGCGACGGCTTGCGGCGGTGACACCAAGGACGACGGTGGGCAGAAGGCCGGCGGCGAGCTGTCCGGCACCGTCACCTGGTGGGACACCTCGAACGACGCCGAGAAGGCGAGCTTCCAGAAGATCGCGGAGGCGTTCACCGCGAAGCACCCGAAGGTGACCGTCAAGTACGTCAACGTGCCCTACGGCGACGCCCAGAACAAGGTCAAGAACGCCTTCAGCAGCGGCGCCGACGCCCCCGACGTGATCCGCGCCGACGTCGGCTGGGTCGCCGACTTCGCCTCGCTCGGCTACCTCGACGAGGTCCCCGCCGACACCGCGAAGAAGATCGACACCGAGTTCCTCCCGCAGGCCGCGGCCAGCGGCAGGTTCGAGGGCAAGACCTACGCCGTCCCGCAGGTCATCGACACCCTCGGCCTCTTCTACAACAAGAAGATGCTCGCCGACGCCGGCGTCCAGCCCCCCAAGACCCTTGAGGAGCTGAAGGCCGCCGCCACCGCCATCAAGGCCAAGACCGGCAAGACCGGCCTCTACCTGCGCGGCGACGACTCCTACTGGTTCCTGCCCTTCATCTACGGCGAGGGCGGCGACCTCGTCGACGCCAAGACCAAGACGGTCACCGTCGACAACGCGGCCGGCGTCAAGGGCTTCAAGGCCGCCCGCGACCTGGTCACCTCCGGCGCGGCGGTCACCAACGCCACCGACGGCTGGACCAACATGCAGACCGCCTTCAAGTCCGGGGAGGTCGCGATGATGATCAACGGCCCCTGGGCCGTCGCGGACAGCTACGCGGGCGACCAGTTCAAGGACAAGTCCAACCTCGGCGTCGCCCCCGTCCCGGCCGGCTCCGCCAAGGCCGGCGCCCCGCAGGGCGGCCACGACCTCGCCGTCTACGCCGGCTCCAAGAACACCGCCGCCGCACACGCCTTCGTCGAGTACATGACCTCCCAGGAGGTCCAGGTCCAGTCCGCCAAGGACCTGAGCCTGCTGCCCACGCGCACCGCCGCCTACGAGCAGCCGGACGTCAAGAGCAGCGAGATGGTCCAGTTCTTCAAGCCGGCCGTCGACAAGGCCGTCGAGCGCGCCTGGATCCCGGAGAACGGCTCCCTCTTCGAGCCGCTGAAGGTCGAGTACACCAAGGCCGTCACCGGCGCCTCGACCCCCGAGGACGCGGCCAAGGCGGCCGGCACCGAGTTCCGCAAGATCCTCAAGGGCTGGAAGTAG
- a CDS encoding carbohydrate ABC transporter permease, translating into MAADTSRSVAKAADGETTLAARGPSRTTAKNAGSPRGGLRRALATHWYAWTMAAPVVLVLGVIVGWPLVRGIYLSLTNANERNVARTIGVRHIDATYEFVGLDNYTEVLGDPVFWQRLVWTVVWTVACVSLTFVLGLTLATMLNRQFRGRAAYRMALILPWAVPGFVSVFAWRFLFNRDNGILNKVLDGGGISAIPWLDDPTWAKLSVIAVNVWLGIPFMMVALLGGLQSIPGELYEAAEMDGAGPWQRFRHITLPGLRAVSMTVILLSTIWTFNMFPVIFLLTRGGPGDSTEILVTQAFREAFIASPRDFAGSATWGVLILGLLMIFALVYRRSLRKQGEVW; encoded by the coding sequence ATGGCTGCTGACACCAGCCGGTCGGTGGCGAAGGCCGCGGACGGCGAGACGACCCTCGCCGCCCGCGGCCCCAGCCGCACGACTGCCAAGAACGCCGGAAGCCCGCGCGGCGGCCTCCGCCGCGCCCTCGCCACGCACTGGTACGCCTGGACCATGGCCGCCCCGGTCGTCCTCGTCCTCGGCGTGATCGTGGGCTGGCCGCTCGTCCGCGGCATCTACCTGTCGCTGACGAACGCCAACGAGCGCAACGTCGCCCGCACCATCGGCGTGCGCCACATCGACGCCACGTACGAGTTCGTCGGGCTCGACAACTACACGGAGGTCCTCGGCGACCCCGTCTTCTGGCAGCGGCTGGTGTGGACGGTGGTGTGGACCGTCGCCTGCGTCTCCCTCACCTTCGTCCTCGGCCTCACCCTGGCCACCATGCTCAACCGGCAGTTCCGGGGCCGCGCCGCCTACCGGATGGCGCTCATCCTGCCCTGGGCCGTGCCCGGCTTCGTCTCCGTCTTCGCCTGGCGGTTCCTCTTCAACCGCGACAACGGCATCCTCAACAAGGTCCTCGACGGCGGCGGCATCTCCGCCATCCCGTGGCTCGACGACCCCACCTGGGCCAAGCTCTCCGTCATCGCCGTCAACGTCTGGCTCGGCATCCCCTTCATGATGGTCGCCCTCCTCGGCGGCCTCCAGTCCATCCCCGGCGAGCTGTACGAAGCCGCCGAGATGGACGGCGCCGGCCCCTGGCAGCGCTTCCGGCACATCACCCTGCCCGGACTGCGGGCCGTGAGCATGACGGTGATCCTGCTCTCCACCATCTGGACCTTCAACATGTTCCCGGTGATCTTCCTGCTGACGCGGGGCGGCCCCGGCGACTCCACCGAGATCCTGGTGACCCAGGCCTTCCGCGAGGCCTTCATCGCCAGCCCGCGCGACTTCGCCGGCTCCGCGACCTGGGGCGTGCTGATCCTCGGCCTGCTCATGATCTTCGCGCTGGTCTACCGGCGCTCGCTGCGCAAGCAGGGAGAGGTGTGGTGA
- a CDS encoding sugar ABC transporter permease encodes MTVTTNETQAARPRGSRSPLASFALHATLVVASVIAVFPVLWILLTSLKPAKYAITTDFVKEPTLSNYSHLLEDSHFLSWFWNSVLVAGVTTVLGVFIAATTGYAVSRFKFPGMKPLMWTLLITQMFPMAILIVPLYNLMGDLGLLNQPLGLIITYLTIAVPFCAWMMKGFFDTIPVEIDESGRVDGLNPFGTFWRLILPLAKPGLAVTGFYAFITAWGEVAYASAFMVGEENLTLAGGLQTFVTQYTSNWGAMSAASVLIAIPAAVFFLFAQRHLVAGMTAGATKG; translated from the coding sequence GTGACCGTGACCACCAACGAGACGCAGGCGGCGCGCCCGCGCGGCAGCCGCTCCCCGCTCGCCTCCTTCGCACTGCACGCCACGCTCGTCGTCGCGTCCGTCATCGCCGTCTTCCCCGTGCTGTGGATCCTGCTGACCTCGCTCAAGCCGGCCAAGTACGCCATCACCACGGACTTCGTGAAGGAACCCACCCTCTCGAACTACTCCCACCTGCTGGAGGACAGCCACTTCCTCAGCTGGTTCTGGAACTCCGTGCTCGTCGCCGGCGTCACCACCGTGCTCGGCGTGTTCATCGCCGCCACCACCGGATACGCCGTCAGCCGCTTCAAGTTCCCGGGCATGAAGCCGCTGATGTGGACCCTGCTCATCACGCAGATGTTCCCGATGGCCATCCTCATCGTCCCGCTCTACAACCTGATGGGAGACCTCGGGCTGCTCAACCAGCCGCTCGGGCTGATCATCACGTACCTCACCATCGCCGTGCCGTTCTGCGCCTGGATGATGAAGGGCTTCTTCGACACCATCCCGGTCGAGATCGACGAATCCGGCCGCGTCGACGGACTCAACCCCTTCGGCACCTTCTGGCGCCTGATCCTGCCGCTCGCCAAGCCCGGCCTCGCCGTGACCGGCTTCTACGCCTTCATCACCGCCTGGGGCGAAGTCGCGTACGCCTCCGCCTTCATGGTCGGCGAGGAGAACCTCACCCTCGCGGGCGGCCTGCAGACCTTCGTCACGCAGTACACCTCCAACTGGGGCGCCATGAGCGCGGCATCCGTCCTCATCGCGATCCCGGCGGCCGTCTTCTTCCTCTTCGCCCAGCGTCACCTCGTCGCCGGTATGACGGCGGGCGCCACCAAGGGCTGA